In Ahaetulla prasina isolate Xishuangbanna chromosome 5, ASM2864084v1, whole genome shotgun sequence, the following are encoded in one genomic region:
- the FAM181B gene encoding protein FAM181B, whose protein sequence is MAVQTAPLPPPHHHPFVPFGFPTGESCYGPDDVGGSGVDGGALLLLEGVGGANDAGGSGCPETSDFREATRDLLRFIDSASSNIKLALDKPGKSKRKVNHRKYLQKQIKRCTGLLGANAETAAAAATTPDPVPAAATAAASAAPANKPFSASSTPCSAGAAAAAAPSCKPPPAKRESKSLAALFDSCLRSTPFQSGGTPTAAVATPAVPASDGKDRAGSSQTAPGIACKKVPLRNRNLPRSFFTEPAPNRPPNHAGLEGPVPSVAEELFDLLAAPDYRALLQESTEPPPPPPSVFPAELPLEPSLYEPLPSLAPLLYAETPLRPLPALYAAVAAAAAVSDPTAPFFADCPLPPPPSMPYDYGYNRGVPYPSL, encoded by the coding sequence ATGGCGGTGCAAACGGCGCCTTTGCCGCCTCCCCACCATCACCCGTTCGTCCCTTTCGGCTTCCCGACCGGCGAGAGTTGCTACGGCCCCGACGATGTCGGCGGCAGCGGTGTCGACGGCGGAGCGTTGCTGTTGCTGGAAGGTGTCGGCGGGGCTAACGACGCCGGCGGGAGTGGTTGTCCCGAAACGTCCGATTTCCGCGAAGCCACCCGGGACCTGTTGAGGTTCATCGATTCGGCGTCGAGCAACATCAAGCTGGCGTTGGACAAGCCGGGCAAATCCAAACGGAAAGTCAACCATCGGAAGTATCTGCAGAAACAGATCAAGCGCTGCACCGGCCTCCTCGGGGCAAACGCggagacggcggcggcggcggcaacaaCTCCCGATCCGGTTCCCGCAGCCGCTACCGCCGCTGCCTCCGCCGCCCCCGCGAACAAGCCATTCTCGGCCTCGTCGACGCCTTGTAGCGCCGGtgccgcggcggcggcggctccttcCTGCAAGCCTCCCCCGGCCAAACGGGAGAGCAAAAGCCTAGCCGCGCTGTTCGACTCCTGCTTGCGCTCGACGCCTTTCCAGTCCGGCGGAACCCCGACGGCGGCCGTTGCAACCCCGGCCGTTCCTGCCTCCGACGGCAAGGATCGGGCAGGGTCCTCCCAGACGGCTCCTGGGATCGCCTGCAAGAAAGTCCCTTTGCGGAACCGCAACCTGCCCCGCTCCTTCTTCACTGAGCCAGCGCCCAACCGGCCACCCAACCATGCCGGCTTGGAAGGACCCGTCCCGTCGGTGGCCGAAGAGCTCTTCGATCTGCTGGCCGCCCCGGATTACAGAGCCTTGTTGCAGGAATCGACGGAGCCTCCGCCACCGCCGCCGTCCGTCTTTCCGGCCGAGCTGCCTCTGGAGCCATCATTGTACGAGCCGCTGCCGTCGTTGGCACCTCTGCTGTACGCCGAGACCCCCTTGAGACCCCTGCCGGCTCTCTACGCCGCCGTCGCCGCTGCTGCCGCCGTGTCGGATCCGACGGCACCCTTCTTTGCAGATTGCCCGCTGCCGCCTCCGCCGTCGATGCCCTACGATTATGGCTACAATCGGGGGGTGCCTTACCCCAGCCTTTAG